The following coding sequences lie in one Thalassoglobus polymorphus genomic window:
- a CDS encoding HK97 gp10 family phage protein — protein sequence MPMRIEISDTVSQKLRDLNESTILQARQEMVQQIATDVLANTAQRNPVETGRSRSGWATAAEQVSGRSTEVADSSGVGSSSGEGTATFTSDRTTSLVNATNNVPYITYLEYGTSRMAPFSMLRESLAGVLGRIGSMFRLSR from the coding sequence ATGCCAATGCGAATTGAAATTTCAGACACCGTCAGCCAGAAGCTTCGCGACTTGAATGAGTCAACGATCCTTCAGGCCAGGCAAGAGATGGTCCAGCAGATTGCTACAGATGTGTTGGCGAATACAGCTCAACGCAATCCGGTCGAAACCGGCCGCAGTCGCTCCGGGTGGGCAACTGCAGCGGAACAAGTTTCAGGGAGGTCTACGGAAGTGGCTGATAGCTCTGGTGTGGGGAGCTCATCTGGTGAAGGGACTGCGACTTTCACCAGCGACAGAACGACAAGCCTTGTAAATGCCACGAACAACGTCCCGTACATCACTTATCTGGAATATGGGACATCCCGTATGGCTCCATTTTCGATGCTGCGTGAATCGCTGGCAGGAGTCTTGGGGCGGATCGGCAGCATGTTTCGCCTCTCCCGATAA
- a CDS encoding tripartite tricarboxylate transporter permease, producing MFVELCQPSVLVPWFLAMLLGIFVGATPGLTATMAVALIVPISFHMSANAGLAMIIGVSFTAIFAGDIPATWLRIPGTPASAAATLDGFQLARKGKGNYALSLDLICSSIGGVIGVVTLILIAPQLARFALMFGDYEYFWLGVFGLSMSAMVTMGKTSKALLAATLGVFISAVGQDVVSNAQRYTFGHVEALGGLHFIPVMIGLFGVAEVLRNVGQQNSLSKPTAQSDASTFFSVFPEVWRQKWNVFRSALVGTLIGALPGAGADVAAWGAYGIAKSSSKNPDDFGKGTTEGVVAPTSSNNAAVAGAWIPALVFGVPGDAVTAIVLGVLMVHGIKPGPFLFENGSDQVNAIFTIAIVTQFMLIPCGWAGIRAFGLIQKLPKRIVLAGVLVFSTVGAYAINNSMFDVYVMLAFGVIGFFLEACKVPVVPMILGLILGPLVEEKLRAGLIASEGSIVPFFSRPISLTLVLLLVLAFVLRPLWSLLKKQPR from the coding sequence GTGTTTGTTGAACTTTGTCAGCCATCGGTATTGGTTCCCTGGTTTCTCGCGATGTTGCTGGGGATTTTTGTTGGGGCAACTCCGGGATTAACCGCCACGATGGCGGTTGCGTTAATTGTTCCGATCAGCTTTCACATGTCCGCAAATGCTGGACTGGCAATGATTATCGGGGTCAGTTTTACTGCGATCTTCGCCGGTGATATTCCGGCGACCTGGCTCCGTATTCCGGGGACTCCCGCCAGTGCAGCAGCGACACTCGATGGTTTTCAACTGGCAAGAAAAGGAAAGGGGAACTACGCACTGAGCCTCGACCTGATCTGCAGCTCAATCGGTGGAGTGATTGGAGTTGTGACTCTCATACTCATCGCACCGCAACTCGCCAGATTTGCACTGATGTTTGGGGATTATGAATATTTTTGGTTGGGAGTTTTTGGGCTTTCAATGAGTGCCATGGTCACCATGGGGAAAACTTCCAAAGCGCTTCTGGCTGCCACGCTCGGGGTCTTTATCTCGGCTGTCGGTCAGGATGTCGTCAGCAATGCTCAGCGTTACACATTTGGTCATGTCGAAGCACTTGGCGGCCTTCATTTCATTCCAGTGATGATTGGACTTTTTGGTGTTGCTGAAGTTCTTAGAAATGTGGGACAGCAAAACTCTCTGAGTAAGCCGACTGCTCAGTCTGATGCCTCAACATTTTTCTCTGTCTTCCCGGAAGTTTGGAGACAGAAATGGAACGTCTTTCGATCCGCTCTCGTCGGCACGTTGATCGGCGCTTTACCCGGAGCTGGAGCCGACGTCGCTGCCTGGGGTGCGTATGGAATTGCCAAATCATCATCAAAGAATCCAGACGATTTCGGTAAGGGGACGACTGAAGGTGTTGTCGCCCCAACGAGTTCTAATAACGCTGCAGTCGCTGGGGCGTGGATTCCCGCACTTGTCTTCGGAGTCCCCGGCGATGCCGTGACAGCCATTGTTCTCGGCGTGCTGATGGTTCACGGAATCAAGCCTGGCCCCTTCCTTTTCGAGAATGGAAGCGATCAAGTCAACGCGATTTTTACCATCGCGATTGTCACTCAATTCATGCTGATTCCCTGCGGATGGGCTGGAATTCGAGCTTTTGGACTGATTCAAAAACTACCGAAAAGAATCGTCCTGGCGGGTGTACTCGTCTTTTCGACTGTTGGTGCTTATGCCATCAACAACAGCATGTTTGATGTCTATGTGATGCTCGCGTTTGGGGTCATCGGGTTTTTTTTAGAGGCCTGCAAAGTCCCTGTTGTCCCGATGATTCTTGGCTTGATTCTTGGTCCACTCGTTGAAGAAAAACTTCGCGCCGGGCTCATCGCGAGTGAGGGCAGCATTGTCCCGTTCTTCTCAAGACCGATCTCACTTACGCTCGTCTTACTGCTCGTTCTTGCTTTTGTTTTGCGACCGCTCTGGTCTCTGCTTAAAAAACAGCCTCGCTAG
- a CDS encoding tripartite tricarboxylate transporter TctB family protein, with protein MSSDQTENQQSVSTPFGSASFGLFLIVLSGAILYFSTQIETFDFGNHDPGPKAIPVATGIILLLGGIAQIFTAVFKENLLQQFSNKTEAHAETEGTSQKRIAMTLCAFVFYVISLSYVGFIVSTTLFLLVLLKLFGSRWGETIISAGAIVLFVYVLFQLVFQVSLPAGSLF; from the coding sequence ATGAGTTCAGACCAAACTGAAAACCAGCAATCCGTGTCGACTCCTTTTGGCTCTGCCTCATTTGGACTATTTCTTATCGTCCTGAGCGGAGCGATTTTGTACTTTTCTACACAGATAGAAACGTTCGATTTCGGGAACCATGATCCCGGCCCCAAAGCGATTCCTGTCGCGACGGGAATTATCTTGTTGCTGGGTGGGATCGCACAAATTTTCACAGCTGTTTTCAAAGAGAATTTACTTCAACAGTTTTCAAATAAAACAGAGGCTCATGCCGAGACGGAGGGAACTTCACAGAAGCGAATCGCAATGACTTTATGCGCTTTTGTTTTCTATGTGATCAGTCTTAGTTATGTCGGATTCATCGTATCCACAACACTTTTTCTACTTGTTCTTCTGAAGCTGTTCGGGAGTCGTTGGGGCGAAACGATCATTTCGGCAGGCGCGATCGTTCTCTTTGTATACGTGTTGTTTCAATTGGTCTTTCAGGTCTCGCTGCCCGCGGGGAGTCTCTTTTGA
- a CDS encoding tripartite tricarboxylate transporter substrate binding protein, with the protein MSILSHYRWVVLCATLPAVLLCSGCPKDPQALIDDYPNKTATVICPWSAGGGTDRCARFWAEQLQSKFDNPFVVMNRTGGSGAIGHSTVSRAKADGYTLGMLTVELSMMKQMGISDLTYRDYQCLMQINADSAAVVVRKDAPWNNIKEFLADVKSSDEKLKMSGTASGGIWDLARVGMLNAAGIEHDLVTWVPSKGSAPALVQLMGGHIDAVVVSVPEAMPQIQAGELRLLTVMDEQRHPDFPDIPTLKEEGYDWSAVGWRGLAVPKETPPEIVQKLLSECETIADSDEFKEFMNKNGFAIVVRGPDEFTKFLDEQETLWTPVIELAGYAKQ; encoded by the coding sequence TTGTCTATTCTATCTCATTATCGATGGGTCGTTCTGTGCGCGACCCTCCCAGCAGTTCTTCTCTGCTCAGGTTGCCCAAAAGATCCACAGGCACTCATTGACGATTATCCCAATAAAACAGCGACTGTGATTTGCCCTTGGTCGGCTGGAGGGGGGACAGATCGTTGTGCCAGGTTCTGGGCAGAGCAATTGCAATCGAAGTTTGATAATCCATTTGTCGTCATGAACCGCACTGGTGGCAGCGGAGCGATTGGGCATTCTACGGTCTCGCGTGCAAAAGCAGACGGGTATACCCTCGGGATGCTGACAGTTGAACTCAGCATGATGAAGCAGATGGGCATCAGCGATTTAACATACCGCGACTATCAATGCTTGATGCAAATCAATGCCGATTCCGCAGCTGTCGTCGTTCGCAAAGATGCTCCCTGGAATAACATCAAAGAGTTTCTCGCCGACGTGAAATCCTCTGACGAGAAACTGAAAATGTCAGGGACAGCGAGCGGAGGAATCTGGGATTTGGCTAGAGTCGGAATGCTCAATGCAGCTGGGATTGAGCATGATTTAGTGACTTGGGTGCCGTCGAAAGGATCAGCACCAGCACTGGTTCAGTTGATGGGAGGGCACATTGATGCCGTTGTTGTCAGCGTCCCTGAAGCAATGCCTCAAATCCAAGCTGGTGAACTGCGACTGCTCACAGTTATGGACGAACAACGCCACCCAGACTTTCCCGACATCCCGACTTTAAAAGAAGAAGGATACGACTGGTCTGCTGTTGGTTGGCGTGGGCTTGCTGTTCCTAAAGAAACTCCTCCAGAAATTGTCCAGAAACTCCTCAGCGAATGTGAAACGATTGCAGACTCAGACGAATTCAAGGAGTTCATGAACAAAAATGGATTTGCCATTGTGGTCCGCGGACCCGATGAGTTCACGAAGTTTCTTGATGAGCAGGAAACGCTATGGACGCCTGTCATTGAACTCGCCGGGTATGCGAAACAATGA
- a CDS encoding DUF1552 domain-containing protein, translating into MKRIYFSSTKPLNRRHLLRGTGAVALSLPFLDAMLPCFGSRLLADGTKADESPHRFLATCTTLGLHTPALFPEKVGSDYELTPYLKTLKEHRDQLTILSGLSHPEQQGNNGHASELTWLTSAQRPGLAGFKNTISIDQLIAEQVGIHTRFPYLALSTSGRSMSWNANGVEIPGETRPSEIFKALFIDGTKNQIADEVRGLQRGLSILDTVQGEAKKLNQKLGKRDQEKLDEYFSAIRDLEFRFKQSSNWATKPKPKTDAKPPKDIAEKTDAIARQNLMYDMIVLALQSDSTRTITFQISGMNAVPKIPGVQNDWHNLSHHGKDPAKIDELKIIEKAEFEAFNRFLSNLRNVTEKGKSLLDHTTVMFGSNLGNASSHSARNLPILIAGGGFKHGAYAAHDAKDNTPMANMFVTFAQQMGIEIDTFGSSTAAGIRGLELV; encoded by the coding sequence ATGAAAAGAATTTATTTCTCCTCCACGAAGCCGCTCAACCGACGCCATCTGTTACGAGGAACCGGAGCAGTTGCTCTTTCGTTGCCGTTTCTTGATGCCATGCTCCCCTGTTTTGGAAGCAGACTCCTCGCAGACGGAACAAAAGCGGATGAATCTCCACACCGATTTCTGGCAACATGCACAACTCTCGGCTTGCATACTCCCGCTCTTTTTCCGGAGAAAGTAGGTTCTGACTACGAACTGACCCCGTATCTGAAAACCCTGAAAGAGCATCGAGATCAATTGACGATTCTGTCAGGGCTCTCACATCCAGAGCAGCAGGGCAACAATGGGCATGCCTCTGAATTGACTTGGCTGACATCTGCGCAACGTCCCGGATTGGCAGGTTTCAAAAACACAATTTCGATTGATCAACTCATCGCTGAGCAGGTTGGGATTCATACCCGTTTTCCCTATTTGGCGCTTTCGACAAGTGGACGATCAATGTCGTGGAATGCAAACGGCGTTGAAATTCCTGGCGAGACCCGCCCCTCGGAAATTTTCAAAGCTCTTTTTATTGATGGCACCAAAAATCAAATCGCTGATGAGGTTCGCGGGCTGCAGCGGGGGCTGAGCATTCTCGACACTGTTCAGGGCGAAGCGAAAAAACTCAATCAAAAACTTGGGAAGCGCGATCAGGAAAAACTCGACGAATATTTCTCTGCGATTCGTGACCTCGAGTTCCGATTCAAACAATCTTCGAACTGGGCGACCAAACCAAAACCTAAAACTGACGCAAAGCCCCCCAAAGATATCGCCGAGAAAACCGATGCCATCGCCCGGCAGAATTTAATGTACGACATGATTGTTCTGGCTCTTCAGTCGGATTCGACAAGAACGATCACTTTCCAAATCAGCGGCATGAATGCTGTTCCCAAAATTCCGGGAGTCCAGAACGATTGGCACAATCTTTCGCACCACGGTAAAGATCCTGCGAAAATTGATGAACTGAAAATCATCGAGAAAGCTGAATTCGAGGCTTTTAATCGCTTTTTATCGAATCTCCGAAACGTCACTGAAAAAGGAAAATCGCTCCTCGATCATACGACAGTCATGTTCGGTTCCAATCTCGGAAATGCCAGTAGCCACAGTGCACGGAATCTTCCAATTCTGATTGCTGGTGGTGGATTCAAACATGGTGCTTATGCCGCTCACGATGCCAAAGACAATACGCCGATGGCGAACATGTTCGTCACGTTTGCTCAGCAAATGGGGATAGAAATTGATACTTTCGGGAGTAGCACAGCAGCCGGAATTCGAGGACTGGAGTTAGTTTGA
- a CDS encoding DUF1592 domain-containing protein encodes MMNRLSFELLSNFLVFLLVVTSSTDAGELAPAGTQEFFSSHCVDCHDSTTKEGGLDLSALGKNLLDPQTMAIWVRIHDRVDAGEMPPKVAEAVPATVRQAFLKATSTELESAHRQKKGTVLRRLNGREYENTINDLFGTNIRLAAMLPPDGRSHEFDNVGNALNMSMVQLRQYLKVMERVLDASIASAVTPPEPTFIKTGYAETSEGDRFIGDKWLKAKDGAVVFFQDFSYPTGMLRSAGTRSSGLYRIRVTGYAYQSDEPVTFSVGATTFVRGVERPTFGYFSMPPGKPTTIELTAWIENRYMLDIRPYGIYDEKYEIKNKGVENYTGPGLAIQSVEFEGPLINEFPSRGHKLLFTGLDRKEVEPRNPNDRKKSWYKPKFEVNSSNPSEDARVALLRVAEHAFRRPVTADQVEPYVALFLAEMKSGESFEQALRTATTAIFCSPSFLYFNEPSGKLDDYALANRLSYFLTRSFPDEALRSCASQKQLTSPVVLKEQTDRLLQGRHSERFIDDFTDAWLNLREIEFTTPDRNLFPEYDAFLLDSMIKETRAYFAEQIKNNLPVETIVKSDFAMLNNRLADHYQIDGVHGPEIRKVKLPPGHVRGGFLSQASIHKVSANGTNTSPVVRGVWVLERIMGKHAPPPPPGISGVEPDIRGASTLREILARHRSSESCRACHEMIDPPGFALESFNPIGGWRDNFRSIGNGEKVNLIVHGRKTRYRVGLKVDASGEFSDGRKFVGFQEFKDHLAEEEYLLTQSFVQKLLVFATGRELGFSDRDEISMIVETAIKEQHGIRDLIHDVIQSEIFKSK; translated from the coding sequence ATGATGAACCGTCTCTCCTTTGAACTGTTGTCGAATTTTCTTGTGTTCCTGCTCGTCGTGACATCGTCAACGGACGCAGGTGAGCTAGCACCAGCGGGAACTCAAGAATTCTTCAGTTCACATTGTGTTGATTGTCACGACTCGACGACTAAAGAAGGGGGACTCGATTTATCTGCCCTCGGAAAGAATTTGTTAGATCCCCAGACGATGGCAATTTGGGTGCGAATTCATGACCGCGTTGATGCTGGAGAAATGCCACCCAAAGTTGCCGAAGCAGTCCCAGCGACTGTGCGTCAAGCGTTTCTCAAAGCGACGTCGACCGAACTTGAGTCAGCACATCGCCAGAAAAAAGGGACCGTCCTTCGGCGTCTAAACGGGCGAGAGTATGAGAACACGATCAATGATCTCTTCGGGACGAACATTCGTCTCGCAGCTATGCTCCCTCCAGATGGTCGCTCTCACGAATTCGACAATGTTGGGAATGCCCTCAACATGTCGATGGTGCAACTGAGGCAATACCTCAAGGTGATGGAGAGAGTTCTGGATGCATCCATTGCAAGCGCGGTTACGCCGCCTGAGCCGACCTTTATCAAAACAGGATATGCAGAAACATCGGAAGGGGACCGTTTCATTGGAGACAAATGGCTCAAGGCTAAAGATGGCGCTGTTGTCTTCTTTCAGGATTTCAGTTATCCGACAGGGATGCTCCGATCGGCGGGGACACGCAGTTCAGGATTGTACCGCATCCGTGTCACAGGTTACGCATATCAGTCGGATGAGCCAGTAACTTTTTCTGTCGGAGCGACAACTTTTGTACGTGGAGTGGAACGACCCACGTTCGGTTATTTCTCGATGCCACCCGGAAAGCCGACAACAATCGAGCTCACCGCATGGATTGAGAATCGATACATGCTCGACATCCGACCTTACGGAATCTACGACGAAAAATACGAGATCAAAAACAAAGGGGTTGAAAACTACACTGGCCCAGGGCTGGCGATTCAGTCTGTTGAGTTTGAAGGCCCACTCATTAACGAGTTTCCGAGTCGGGGGCACAAACTACTTTTCACTGGCCTTGATCGCAAAGAAGTCGAACCTCGTAATCCGAATGATAGAAAGAAGTCGTGGTACAAACCGAAGTTTGAAGTCAACTCTTCAAACCCAAGTGAAGATGCGCGTGTGGCTCTTCTTCGGGTTGCAGAGCACGCTTTCCGCCGTCCTGTTACAGCGGATCAGGTCGAACCGTACGTCGCGCTGTTTCTAGCTGAAATGAAAAGTGGTGAGTCATTCGAACAAGCTCTCCGCACTGCGACCACTGCGATATTCTGCTCTCCCAGTTTCCTGTACTTCAACGAACCCTCTGGAAAGCTGGACGATTACGCTCTTGCCAACCGCCTTTCTTACTTCCTCACTCGTTCATTTCCTGATGAAGCGTTACGGTCGTGTGCGAGTCAAAAGCAACTGACCAGCCCAGTCGTTCTGAAGGAACAGACTGATCGACTCCTGCAAGGAAGGCACTCTGAAAGATTCATCGACGATTTCACTGACGCCTGGCTGAACCTTCGTGAGATTGAATTTACGACACCCGATCGGAATCTCTTTCCGGAGTACGATGCATTTTTGCTCGATTCCATGATCAAAGAAACCCGTGCTTATTTCGCTGAGCAAATAAAAAATAATCTGCCTGTCGAAACCATCGTGAAGTCCGATTTTGCCATGCTGAATAATCGTCTGGCAGATCACTACCAAATTGATGGAGTGCATGGCCCGGAAATTCGTAAAGTTAAACTCCCACCTGGGCACGTTCGGGGTGGTTTCCTCTCTCAGGCGTCTATCCATAAGGTCTCCGCAAATGGAACAAATACATCACCCGTTGTTCGCGGAGTCTGGGTGCTTGAGAGAATCATGGGCAAGCACGCTCCCCCGCCACCTCCCGGGATATCAGGAGTCGAGCCAGACATTCGTGGAGCGTCCACGCTGCGTGAAATTCTCGCCAGGCATCGCAGTTCGGAGAGTTGCCGAGCTTGTCACGAAATGATTGACCCACCCGGTTTTGCTTTGGAGAGTTTCAACCCGATTGGTGGCTGGCGAGACAACTTTCGCAGTATCGGAAATGGTGAGAAAGTGAATCTCATCGTTCACGGACGAAAGACACGATATCGAGTCGGTCTCAAAGTTGATGCCAGTGGAGAATTCAGTGATGGGCGTAAGTTCGTTGGCTTTCAGGAATTTAAAGATCATCTCGCCGAAGAAGAGTACCTTCTGACGCAATCCTTCGTTCAGAAATTGCTCGTCTTTGCGACTGGTCGAGAGCTCGGGTTTTCAGACCGTGACGAGATCTCAATGATCGTGGAAACGGCAATCAAAGAGCAGCACGGAATTCGAGATCTCATCCACGATGTGATTCAAAGTGAAATTTTCAAAAGCAAATAA
- a CDS encoding C45 family autoproteolytic acyltransferase/hydolase → MTRFHALLTFTFLLCGSFSALAAEQPAQRLQRELTPLATLLSGGVDAFELSVDADLPIDGDKQKIVLRLRKLANGDYEFAGTHKDYSFVLQRVQNQTTFALPHHKVAFVGSGESPQEDHLAAKGISGRLVSTDSTASKYVTLVLNAKPEAFASLIGFLLKPELDAETNQWRLGDKITAGFSDEGKHCKLNSQEIEINVKLTHELENDSLAWSVPDDFKITELPRDEIERQLVRGVRRATEILAPETRLIKPPHNSRKVENGELRWVEGQRVCILSGTPEQVGLAHGQLLKEEALKTIDSVLYTFGTFNTIRTGTWFHHDLNDAYKRLAPHIPERHKQETKALATALEIDEHLAQTINVFPELFHCSGFAVFGSATTDGKLYHGRVLDYMTTIGLQDAATTFIVSVDGKIPFANVGYAGFIGSVTGMNTKSISLGEMGGRGEGQWDGVPMATLMRRALEECSTLQEVMTLWETSPRTCEYYYVFADGKTNEAVGVAATPEAIEFIQPGQGHERLGEGIKDSVVLSAGSRLEKLRERVLEKHGKIDAETAIWLMSRPVAMKSNLHNALFVPEDGILYVANANHKHPAAERPYVKLNLKELLQSSVQQRAVSKKD, encoded by the coding sequence ATGACACGATTTCACGCTCTTTTGACTTTCACCTTCCTGCTGTGCGGAAGTTTTTCGGCACTCGCAGCGGAGCAGCCTGCTCAACGCCTGCAACGAGAGTTGACTCCCCTAGCGACTCTCCTCTCTGGTGGAGTGGATGCGTTTGAGTTGTCTGTCGACGCAGACCTTCCAATTGATGGTGATAAGCAGAAGATTGTTCTTCGTCTTCGTAAGTTGGCCAACGGCGACTATGAATTCGCAGGGACTCACAAAGACTATTCTTTTGTGCTTCAACGAGTTCAAAACCAAACTACTTTTGCTCTTCCGCATCACAAAGTTGCTTTTGTCGGTTCCGGAGAGTCTCCTCAGGAAGATCATCTAGCCGCTAAAGGGATTTCTGGACGCCTTGTTTCAACTGATTCAACCGCCTCGAAGTATGTCACTCTTGTTCTCAATGCCAAACCGGAAGCTTTTGCATCTCTGATCGGTTTTCTACTGAAGCCCGAACTTGATGCAGAGACGAATCAGTGGAGACTTGGTGACAAAATCACAGCTGGTTTTTCGGATGAAGGCAAGCACTGCAAGCTCAACAGTCAGGAGATCGAGATCAATGTGAAGCTGACTCACGAGTTGGAAAATGACTCGTTGGCGTGGTCAGTTCCCGATGATTTCAAAATCACAGAACTTCCTCGCGACGAGATCGAAAGGCAGCTTGTCCGTGGAGTCCGGCGTGCAACTGAAATTCTTGCTCCAGAAACTCGCCTCATCAAGCCACCGCACAATTCGCGTAAAGTTGAGAATGGGGAACTTCGCTGGGTTGAAGGGCAGAGAGTCTGCATTCTCTCCGGAACTCCAGAACAAGTTGGCCTCGCACATGGTCAACTTCTGAAAGAAGAGGCTTTGAAGACAATTGATTCTGTTCTTTATACGTTCGGGACTTTCAATACGATTCGTACCGGAACCTGGTTTCACCACGACCTCAACGATGCTTACAAGCGTTTGGCTCCTCATATTCCCGAACGCCACAAACAGGAAACGAAGGCCCTTGCAACCGCTTTGGAAATCGACGAGCACCTCGCTCAAACGATCAACGTCTTTCCAGAATTGTTTCACTGTTCCGGATTTGCTGTCTTTGGAAGCGCGACAACCGATGGGAAGCTGTATCACGGACGTGTTCTCGATTATATGACCACAATTGGTCTTCAGGATGCCGCGACAACCTTCATCGTTTCAGTCGATGGAAAAATTCCGTTTGCGAATGTCGGATATGCGGGATTCATCGGCAGCGTCACAGGCATGAATACGAAGTCGATCTCGCTTGGTGAAATGGGTGGCCGAGGAGAAGGACAATGGGATGGCGTGCCAATGGCAACCCTGATGCGTCGCGCACTCGAAGAGTGTTCAACACTTCAGGAGGTCATGACACTCTGGGAAACAAGTCCCAGAACATGTGAATACTATTATGTCTTTGCAGACGGAAAAACGAACGAAGCGGTCGGTGTCGCTGCGACTCCTGAAGCGATCGAGTTCATTCAACCGGGGCAAGGGCATGAACGCCTGGGCGAAGGGATCAAGGATTCCGTTGTTCTTTCCGCCGGCAGCCGACTCGAAAAACTTCGGGAACGTGTGTTAGAAAAACATGGCAAAATCGATGCGGAAACTGCCATCTGGCTGATGAGTCGGCCGGTTGCTATGAAGTCGAATTTGCATAACGCACTCTTCGTCCCCGAAGATGGAATTCTCTATGTGGCCAATGCTAACCATAAGCATCCTGCTGCCGAACGACCTTATGTTAAGTTGAACCTTAAGGAACTCTTGCAATCAAGTGTTCAACAGCGAGCAGTTTCCAAGAAGGATTGA